Proteins from a genomic interval of Brucella melitensis bv. 1 str. 16M:
- the ltnD gene encoding L-threonate dehydrogenase — protein sequence MVSSDYSVCIVGLGSMGMGVAQSCIAAGLRTYGIDLDPAKCEAIIKAGAIGASSRCEAAGKLDALVLLVVNAAQCKAVLFGENGLAAQMKPGAAVMVSSTISAADAKEIAAALEAYNLLMLDAPVSGGAAKAASGDITVMASGSREAFEKLRPVLNAAAGKVYEIGQEIGLGATVKIIHQLLAGVHIAAGAEAMALAARSGIPLDIMYDVVTHAAGNSWMFENRMKHVVDGDYTPKSAVDIFVKDLRLVTETGLSMNFPLPLATTAYSLFANASNAGFGKEDDAAVIKTYAGIKLPDRSA from the coding sequence ATGGTGTCTTCAGATTACAGCGTATGTATCGTGGGCCTCGGCTCAATGGGTATGGGCGTCGCCCAATCCTGTATCGCGGCCGGTCTTCGCACCTATGGCATCGATCTTGATCCGGCCAAATGTGAGGCGATCATAAAGGCGGGCGCAATTGGCGCTTCATCGCGGTGCGAAGCGGCAGGAAAACTGGATGCCCTGGTTCTGCTTGTGGTGAATGCCGCACAATGCAAGGCGGTGCTGTTTGGAGAAAATGGCCTTGCCGCTCAAATGAAACCCGGCGCCGCCGTGATGGTTTCATCAACCATCTCAGCCGCCGATGCCAAGGAGATTGCGGCAGCACTCGAAGCCTATAATCTTCTGATGCTGGATGCGCCTGTTTCCGGCGGCGCGGCAAAAGCGGCAAGCGGGGATATCACGGTTATGGCTTCCGGTTCGCGCGAAGCTTTCGAGAAATTGCGCCCCGTGCTCAATGCCGCCGCTGGTAAGGTTTACGAGATCGGCCAGGAAATCGGGCTGGGAGCAACCGTCAAGATCATCCATCAATTGCTGGCAGGCGTACATATTGCAGCCGGTGCAGAAGCAATGGCGCTTGCCGCCCGTTCCGGCATTCCGCTCGACATCATGTATGACGTGGTTACACATGCGGCTGGCAATAGCTGGATGTTTGAAAACCGCATGAAACATGTGGTGGATGGCGATTATACGCCCAAATCCGCCGTCGATATTTTTGTCAAGGATCTGCGCCTGGTGACGGAAACCGGGCTTTCCATGAACTTCCCGCTGCCGCTTGCAACAACGGCCTACAGCCTGTTCGCCAATGCCTCGAATGCCGGCTTTGGCAAAGAAGATGATGCCGCCGTTATCAAGACATATGCCGGCATCAAACTTCCCGACAGGAGTGCATGA
- the otnK gene encoding 3-oxo-tetronate kinase, translating to MRLGVIADDFTGATDIAGFLVGNGLRTIQLNGVPADDLAVDADAVVISLKARSCPTGQAIAESLAALKWLQKNNCQQFFFKYCSTFDSTPKGNIGPVTDALLEALGEEFTVICPALPVNGRTIYNGYLFVNGVLLSETGMRNHPVTPMTDSNIMRVMESQSRGRAGNISSTIVDQGSDAVRDALRKLQSEGIRYAVLDALNDQHIETLGRAVSQMKLVTGGSGLADGMARAWTQLRGKNVAAAEAAGAPVKGRTVILSGSCSQMTNAQVAAYKAKAPALAMDVEKAINDAAYIDVLAEWVLAQSGDALPPLVYATMPPEALKAVQERFGGERASAAIEDLFGQLAKRLEAEGFTRFIVAGGETSGAVTQALAIDGFTIGPQIAPGVPWVRGIGKPLSLALKSGNFGTEAFFFEAQKIANQEGDK from the coding sequence ATGCGCCTTGGCGTCATTGCAGACGATTTTACCGGAGCAACCGATATCGCAGGATTTCTGGTTGGCAACGGCCTGCGCACCATTCAGCTGAATGGCGTTCCAGCGGACGACCTTGCCGTGGATGCGGATGCGGTCGTCATCAGCCTGAAGGCCCGTTCCTGCCCGACCGGGCAAGCAATTGCCGAAAGCCTCGCGGCGCTGAAATGGCTGCAAAAAAACAACTGCCAGCAATTTTTCTTCAAATATTGCTCCACCTTCGACAGCACGCCAAAAGGCAATATCGGGCCTGTCACCGATGCATTGCTTGAGGCACTGGGTGAAGAATTCACCGTCATCTGCCCTGCCCTGCCCGTCAATGGCCGTACCATCTATAATGGCTATCTGTTTGTGAACGGCGTTTTGTTGAGCGAAACCGGGATGCGAAACCACCCCGTCACGCCCATGACCGACAGCAACATCATGCGGGTAATGGAATCCCAGTCGCGCGGACGTGCAGGAAATATTTCCAGCACTATCGTCGATCAGGGCAGCGATGCAGTGCGCGACGCACTCAGGAAGCTTCAGTCCGAAGGCATCCGCTATGCCGTCCTCGACGCCCTGAACGACCAGCATATAGAAACGCTTGGGCGTGCCGTATCGCAAATGAAGCTGGTTACGGGCGGCTCGGGCCTTGCAGACGGGATGGCGCGCGCATGGACACAACTGCGCGGCAAGAATGTTGCGGCGGCTGAAGCTGCCGGCGCGCCTGTGAAGGGACGCACGGTCATCCTCTCCGGTTCCTGCTCCCAGATGACCAATGCGCAGGTGGCCGCATACAAGGCAAAGGCCCCCGCGCTGGCCATGGATGTCGAGAAGGCCATAAACGACGCGGCCTATATCGATGTTCTGGCCGAATGGGTGCTCGCACAGTCTGGCGATGCTTTGCCGCCGCTCGTTTATGCAACCATGCCGCCGGAAGCACTGAAAGCAGTGCAGGAGCGATTTGGTGGCGAACGTGCAAGCGCTGCCATCGAAGATTTGTTCGGGCAGCTTGCGAAACGTCTCGAAGCCGAAGGGTTTACGCGATTCATTGTTGCAGGCGGAGAAACATCCGGGGCTGTGACACAGGCTTTGGCAATCGATGGGTTTACCATCGGGCCCCAGATTGCGCCCGGCGTTCCCTGGGTACGCGGGATCGGAAAACCATTATCGCTTGCACTGAAATCCGGAAATTTCGGCACTGAGGCTTTCTTCTTTGAAGCCCAAAAGATTGCCAATCAGGAAGGAGATAAATAA
- the otnI gene encoding 2-oxo-tetronate isomerase, giving the protein MPRFAANLSTMFNEVPFLERFRLAAEAGFGGVEFLFPYDFDADVIARELKQHNLTQVLFNMPPGDWAAGERGMAAISGREQEFRDNVDIALHYALALDCRTLHAMSGITEGLDRKACEETFIENFRYAADKLAPHGITVLVEPLNTRNMPGYFIVHQLEAVGLVKRVNRPNVAVQLDLYHAQIMDGDLTRLIEKMNGAFSHVQIASVPDRHEPDEGELNYPYLFSVLESVGYRGWVGCEYNPRGKTESGLAWFAPYRDQSA; this is encoded by the coding sequence ATGCCGCGTTTTGCTGCCAATCTGTCGACGATGTTTAACGAGGTGCCATTCCTCGAACGTTTTAGACTGGCTGCCGAAGCAGGTTTTGGCGGCGTCGAGTTTCTGTTTCCTTATGACTTCGACGCTGATGTCATTGCCAGGGAATTGAAGCAGCACAATCTCACGCAGGTTCTTTTCAACATGCCTCCCGGCGATTGGGCTGCGGGCGAACGCGGCATGGCAGCTATTTCGGGTCGCGAACAGGAATTCCGCGACAATGTCGATATCGCCCTGCATTATGCATTGGCGCTGGATTGCAGGACGCTTCACGCCATGTCCGGCATCACGGAAGGGCTGGACCGGAAAGCCTGCGAGGAAACCTTTATCGAAAACTTCCGCTATGCGGCAGACAAGCTTGCTCCGCACGGCATCACGGTGCTGGTCGAGCCCCTCAATACGCGCAATATGCCCGGCTATTTCATCGTGCATCAACTGGAAGCCGTTGGCCTCGTAAAGAGGGTCAACCGCCCCAATGTCGCCGTGCAGCTCGATCTCTATCATGCCCAGATCATGGATGGCGACCTGACCCGCCTGATCGAGAAAATGAACGGTGCATTCAGCCATGTTCAAATTGCATCCGTTCCCGACCGGCATGAGCCGGATGAAGGCGAATTGAACTATCCATATCTTTTCTCGGTCCTGGAGAGTGTCGGCTATCGGGGATGGGTGGGATGCGAATATAATCCGCGGGGCAAAACGGAAAGCGGCCTCGCCTGGTTTGCCCCATACCGGGATCAAAGCGCATGA
- a CDS encoding DeoR/GlpR family DNA-binding transcription regulator, translated as MIPAERQALIVSRLSARGILSIAELAEMLGVSPMTVRRDIHSLEEQGRALSVAGGVQLPERIFSEPSHIVKAALYHNEKAAIGQLAAQMIRPGTVIYLDAGTTTLEIAYRLTDRQDLTVVTNDFVIAAFLSQESNCKLFHTGGEVERENQSCVGSAAGEAIRRFNFDLAFISTSSFGARGVSTPSENKIAVKRAVVESAVRRVLVTDSSKYGLIGTFNAIPLDVLSAVVTDAGLPENARETITQRGVELHLVEAGTGKVEGKI; from the coding sequence ATGATACCGGCTGAACGGCAGGCTCTGATTGTCAGCCGCCTTTCGGCGCGCGGCATCTTGAGCATTGCGGAACTGGCCGAAATGCTGGGCGTATCGCCAATGACGGTGCGCCGCGATATTCATTCGCTGGAAGAACAGGGGCGTGCGCTTTCCGTGGCTGGCGGCGTACAGCTTCCTGAACGGATTTTCAGCGAGCCTTCCCATATCGTCAAGGCGGCCCTTTACCACAATGAGAAAGCGGCGATCGGTCAGCTTGCGGCACAGATGATAAGACCCGGAACGGTGATCTATCTCGATGCGGGTACAACCACGCTTGAAATAGCCTACCGGCTCACAGACCGGCAGGACCTCACGGTCGTCACCAATGATTTCGTGATTGCCGCGTTCCTTTCGCAGGAGAGCAATTGCAAGCTTTTCCATACGGGCGGCGAAGTGGAACGAGAAAACCAATCCTGCGTGGGAAGTGCCGCCGGGGAGGCCATCCGTCGTTTCAACTTCGATCTCGCATTCATCTCGACATCCTCATTCGGCGCGCGTGGTGTGTCCACGCCCTCCGAAAACAAGATCGCCGTAAAACGCGCCGTCGTTGAAAGTGCGGTTCGCAGGGTGCTTGTAACAGACAGCAGCAAATACGGCCTCATCGGCACATTCAATGCAATCCCGCTCGACGTGTTGTCCGCCGTCGTTACCGATGCGGGCCTGCCCGAAAATGCGCGGGAAACAATCACGCAGCGCGGCGTCGAGTTGCATCTGGTTGAAGCCGGCACAGGCAAAGTCGAAGGGAAAATCTGA
- the denD gene encoding D-erythronate dehydrogenase: MAKIVVTGGAGFLGSRLIRGLLASRGQNGVPSFDSIVSVDLVACSIDDPRITSVTGDIADPAFARSVITKGTVGVYHMAAALSGQSEAEFDVGMRVNIDGTRALLEAARATQEAPKFIFTSSLAVFGGEMPDVVPENLALLPQSSYGAEKAIGEFLVGDYSRRGFIDGRICRLPTIVVRPGKPNSAASSFASGIIREPLAGIASNNPVPPATRMWLSSPDIAARNLVHAITVEGSALGINRALNLPGICVTVADMLDSLERIAGKDVRALVSAEPEQRVIDIVCSWPGEFDIARPLALGFTRDADFDAVVRQYRDEFAHSS; this comes from the coding sequence ATGGCTAAAATCGTCGTTACCGGGGGCGCCGGCTTCCTGGGCAGTCGTTTGATCCGTGGGCTTCTGGCATCGCGGGGACAAAACGGGGTTCCCTCTTTCGACAGCATCGTTTCTGTCGATCTCGTGGCGTGCTCCATCGATGATCCACGCATCACGTCGGTTACGGGCGATATTGCCGATCCGGCATTTGCCCGTTCAGTCATCACAAAAGGGACGGTTGGTGTCTATCACATGGCCGCCGCGCTCAGCGGTCAATCCGAAGCCGAATTCGACGTCGGCATGCGTGTGAACATTGACGGAACCCGCGCCCTGCTGGAAGCCGCGCGGGCAACGCAGGAAGCACCGAAGTTTATCTTCACCTCCTCGCTTGCCGTGTTTGGCGGGGAAATGCCGGATGTCGTGCCGGAAAACCTGGCGCTGTTGCCGCAATCGTCCTATGGGGCGGAAAAGGCAATCGGGGAGTTTCTGGTTGGCGATTATTCCCGCAGAGGCTTCATCGATGGCCGTATCTGCCGCCTGCCCACGATCGTCGTGCGCCCTGGCAAGCCGAATTCTGCGGCATCCTCCTTTGCAAGCGGCATAATCCGCGAGCCGCTGGCAGGCATCGCCTCCAACAATCCGGTGCCACCCGCAACGCGCATGTGGCTTTCCTCGCCGGATATTGCTGCCCGCAACCTCGTTCACGCAATCACTGTCGAAGGTTCGGCCCTCGGTATCAATCGCGCGCTCAACCTGCCGGGGATCTGCGTTACCGTCGCCGATATGCTGGACAGCCTTGAGCGCATTGCCGGAAAGGACGTGCGGGCGCTGGTTTCAGCCGAACCGGAACAGCGCGTCATCGATATTGTCTGCTCATGGCCCGGCGAATTCGACATCGCTCGACCGCTGGCGCTTGGTTTTACACGCGATGCCGATTTCGACGCGGTCGTGCGCCAATATCGGGACGAGTTTGCACACTCTTCCTGA
- a CDS encoding aldolase, which yields MTEQEIRELIVELGASLFARGYCVGSAGNISVRLADGYLMTPTNSCLGRLRADRLSKLDKGWNHIGGDRPSKEVFMHRAVLGARPQAGAVVHLHSTYATAISCLSSPADTMPITPLTPYFVMRIGKHLPTIPYYRPGDPAMEREIHDDAQNASAMLLANHGPVVSGNSLVDAVYAAEELEESARLSIMLQGLPARKLTDEQIEDLLHTFK from the coding sequence ATGACAGAACAAGAAATTCGCGAGCTTATCGTCGAGCTTGGTGCCAGCCTTTTTGCTCGCGGATATTGCGTGGGCAGTGCTGGAAATATCAGTGTTCGCCTGGCAGACGGCTATTTGATGACGCCTACAAATTCATGCCTTGGGCGTCTCAGGGCAGACCGTCTGAGCAAACTGGACAAGGGCTGGAACCATATTGGCGGCGACCGCCCGTCAAAAGAAGTTTTCATGCACCGCGCGGTTCTTGGCGCACGCCCGCAGGCCGGGGCGGTTGTTCACCTTCATTCGACCTACGCGACTGCCATCAGTTGCCTCAGCAGCCCGGCAGACACTATGCCGATAACCCCGCTCACGCCCTATTTCGTGATGCGGATCGGCAAACACCTTCCCACCATTCCTTATTACCGCCCCGGCGACCCTGCCATGGAGCGGGAAATCCACGACGACGCCCAAAATGCCTCCGCCATGTTGCTTGCCAATCATGGTCCGGTTGTTTCCGGCAATTCCCTTGTGGATGCCGTTTATGCTGCCGAGGAACTCGAAGAATCCGCGCGCCTTTCCATCATGCTTCAGGGCTTGCCCGCCCGAAAGCTGACAGACGAGCAGATTGAGGACCTTCTCCATACCTTTAAATAA
- a CDS encoding MFS transporter, giving the protein MKNSNTAITSPEVVENMTYRKVAFRIIPLLMICYIIAYLDRVNVGFAKLQMSEELGFSEAIYGLGAGLFFIGYFFFEIPSNILLHKLGARLWIARIMITWGLLSALFAFVQTEWQFYILRFLLGAAEAGFYPGVILYLTYWFPSHRRGNMFALFQAGSPAAGIFGNPLSGWIMDQFHDTAGWQGWQWMFVLEAIPAVVLGVVILLYLDNSVKAAKWLTEEEKAIISRDIEADSKGKAASHSLMSLVKNPMLWVMMLIYFCFVMGQHGLTLWMPTLIRASGVTSNVTIGLLGAIPFICAIIAMVIFSRSADHYRERRWHLVVPALLGAVGFVVAASATNTTVSIIFLSMAAAGVLACAPLFWSLPTAILSGAAAAAGIALINSVANLAGFISPYMVGIIRDATHSSELGMYVLAGFLILGAAIVLCIPASKVNR; this is encoded by the coding sequence ATGAAAAACAGCAATACAGCCATCACCTCGCCTGAGGTGGTGGAGAACATGACCTATCGCAAAGTCGCGTTTCGCATCATCCCGCTATTGATGATCTGCTACATCATCGCCTATCTCGACCGCGTCAATGTCGGCTTTGCGAAATTGCAGATGTCGGAAGAGCTGGGTTTCAGCGAAGCCATTTATGGGCTTGGCGCAGGGCTGTTCTTTATCGGCTATTTCTTCTTTGAAATCCCGAGCAATATCCTGCTTCATAAACTTGGCGCCCGTCTGTGGATTGCGCGCATCATGATTACGTGGGGCCTGCTGTCGGCCCTGTTTGCCTTCGTGCAGACGGAATGGCAGTTTTATATTCTGCGCTTCCTGCTTGGTGCGGCCGAAGCCGGCTTTTATCCGGGCGTGATCCTCTATCTGACCTATTGGTTCCCATCCCACCGCCGCGGCAATATGTTTGCGCTTTTCCAGGCTGGCAGCCCCGCCGCAGGCATTTTCGGCAACCCGCTTTCCGGCTGGATCATGGATCAGTTCCACGATACCGCAGGCTGGCAGGGCTGGCAGTGGATGTTTGTTCTGGAAGCAATTCCGGCTGTCGTTCTCGGTGTCGTGATCCTGCTTTATCTCGACAATTCCGTTAAAGCCGCCAAATGGCTGACCGAGGAAGAAAAGGCCATCATTTCACGGGATATCGAAGCCGACAGCAAGGGCAAGGCCGCAAGTCATTCGCTGATGTCCCTTGTTAAAAACCCGATGCTCTGGGTCATGATGCTCATTTATTTCTGCTTCGTCATGGGACAACACGGCTTGACGCTGTGGATGCCGACGCTCATCAGGGCCTCCGGCGTGACCAGCAATGTCACAATCGGCCTGCTGGGCGCCATTCCGTTCATCTGCGCAATTATCGCAATGGTGATCTTCAGCCGCAGTGCCGACCACTATCGGGAACGCCGCTGGCATCTCGTGGTCCCTGCACTTCTTGGCGCGGTCGGTTTTGTCGTTGCGGCCAGCGCAACCAACACGACTGTTTCGATCATCTTCCTGTCCATGGCTGCGGCTGGCGTTCTGGCTTGCGCACCGCTGTTCTGGTCGCTGCCGACGGCAATCCTCAGCGGCGCTGCGGCAGCTGCCGGTATCGCGCTGATCAACTCCGTCGCCAACCTTGCCGGTTTCATCAGCCCTTACATGGTTGGCATCATTCGCGATGCGACTCACTCGTCGGAACTTGGCATGTATGTTCTGGCCGGGTTCCTGATCCTGGGTGCTGCAATCGTGCTGTGCATACCTGCAAGCAAAGTCAACCGGTAG